A genomic window from Gemmatimonadaceae bacterium includes:
- a CDS encoding pilus assembly protein, which produces MRWMRSRWRAFRNQQHGAAVVEFALVVPIFFLLVWGGLSFSRAYQRLNVLTGALREGARYGATLDSLTIGAVEASVRARITVYSTAFGYPVDPSQVTAALVGNEVQVSVTNYPLFADLTGFSVLSTITVTRQAIFRWERS; this is translated from the coding sequence ATGCGCTGGATGCGGAGTCGATGGCGTGCCTTTCGGAACCAGCAACACGGCGCCGCCGTTGTCGAGTTCGCGCTTGTCGTGCCCATCTTTTTCCTGCTGGTGTGGGGCGGGCTGAGCTTCTCACGGGCGTACCAGCGACTGAACGTGCTCACCGGCGCGTTGCGCGAAGGCGCCCGATACGGCGCGACGTTGGATTCCCTGACCATCGGGGCGGTAGAGGCCTCTGTCAGAGCCCGAATCACCGTCTATTCGACGGCCTTCGGATATCCGGTGGACCCGAGTCAGGTCACGGCAGCGCTGGTTGGAAACGAAGTGCAGGTCAGCGTCACGAATTACCCATTGTTTGCCGATCTGACCGGATTCAGCGTGCTCAGCACCATTACAGTCACTCGGCAAGCCATTTTTCGTTGGGAACGATCGTAG
- a CDS encoding Flp family type IVb pilin encodes MKGVRQFLRSDDGIAVTEYALLIALVAVVLVAVVLAFGTKLSSWFTKKTNSITTV; translated from the coding sequence ATGAAAGGCGTTCGGCAGTTTCTGAGGTCTGACGACGGAATCGCGGTCACCGAGTATGCGCTGTTGATTGCGCTGGTGGCTGTCGTGCTGGTCGCCGTCGTGCTGGCCTTTGGCACCAAGCTGAGTTCTTGGTTTACCAAGAAGACGAATTCGATCACGACCGTGTAG
- a CDS encoding Flp family type IVb pilin, with product MNRIRKFLKADDAIAVTEYALLIALVAVVLVAVVLAFGTKLSSWFAAKTNSITTV from the coding sequence ATGAACCGCATTCGTAAGTTTCTCAAGGCCGACGACGCTATCGCCGTCACCGAGTACGCACTTCTGATCGCCTTGGTGGCGGTCGTGCTCGTTGCAGTCGTGCTTGCTTTCGGCACCAAGCTCAGTTCGTGGTTCGCGGCCAAGACCAACTCGATCACGACCGTCTAA
- a CDS encoding glycosyltransferase, translating to MAGAVDIALTLVVPCYNEAQRIDMGAFRDFLSKEPSVSVIFVDDGSTDGTRELLERFASQFVSRACVHVQPANAGKGEAVRAGLLRARAAGADVVGFWDADLSTPLDAVADLLDVLRTRPEIDWVFGSRVRLLGRDIERRAVRHYVGRIFATAASLTLSMPIYDTQCGAKLFRATGELDTVLKRPFVSRWIFDVEMISRFAHERNRIGDVPAVGAIYEFPLARWADIGDSKVRGLDFLRAFMDLAKLWRIRARTPRRLLFPP from the coding sequence ATGGCCGGCGCCGTGGACATCGCACTCACCCTGGTGGTCCCCTGCTACAACGAGGCGCAGCGGATCGACATGGGCGCGTTCCGCGACTTTCTCTCAAAAGAGCCCTCGGTCTCGGTGATCTTCGTCGACGACGGCAGCACCGACGGCACCCGGGAACTCCTCGAACGCTTCGCCAGTCAGTTCGTATCGCGCGCCTGCGTGCACGTGCAGCCGGCTAACGCCGGCAAGGGTGAGGCGGTCCGCGCAGGCTTGCTCAGGGCACGGGCCGCTGGCGCCGATGTCGTCGGATTCTGGGATGCCGACCTGTCTACACCGCTGGATGCAGTCGCCGACCTGCTCGACGTGCTGCGCACGCGACCGGAGATCGACTGGGTCTTCGGTTCGCGCGTCCGGTTGCTCGGCCGCGACATCGAGAGACGCGCCGTCCGCCACTACGTCGGCCGGATCTTCGCCACGGCGGCGTCGCTGACGCTCTCGATGCCCATCTACGACACACAGTGCGGAGCGAAGCTGTTCCGGGCCACGGGCGAGCTCGACACGGTGCTCAAGCGACCGTTCGTCTCGCGATGGATCTTCGATGTCGAGATGATCTCGCGCTTTGCCCATGAGAGGAATCGCATCGGCGACGTGCCGGCGGTCGGCGCTATCTATGAATTCCCGCTGGCGCGCTGGGCCGACATAGGCGACTCGAAGGTCCGGGGTCTGGACTTTCTTCGGGCGTTCATGGATCTCGCGAAGCTCTGGCGCATCAGGGCGCGCACTCCCCGCCGTCTGCTGTTTCCACCGTGA
- a CDS encoding DUF2029 domain-containing protein has protein sequence MPTASALHEDPGSLSPFTTRQLSRIVGSVLLMIAVAVGVMISRTPLQYDDWGTKDFIEYWAANQVALGGENPYDPARLLAVEQAAGRADDVPLMMWNPPWLLVLMRPVLQRSYGLAASTWMGVNVVMATLACLLIASGYRRARLEAIDFVPAALGSLLSMPALMAIERGQVGFLLLLVVATAFWSIRHKHDLLAGAALSVLTVKPHLFFLVAVFAAILIWRERRWRIAIGAACGTGLLLLGTIATSPALVKLWWLSVISPPAGALPAYTWKTPTLAHAVRDLLLRWTGNGSAWPLQVIPIVAVVLFAIWLWRRSRMQTLDELFPLALCLSVIAAPFGWTFDHAVLAVPQVIIFLRAFGEVDRSMRRWALSAAILLCHLGIVVQLVQTGTDYSGFWWFPLAILAVWLMSSAWVPRSPSPAFRSTAM, from the coding sequence GTGCCCACTGCATCCGCGTTGCACGAAGACCCCGGTAGCCTGTCCCCGTTCACCACTCGCCAACTAAGCCGCATCGTCGGCAGCGTCCTGCTGATGATCGCAGTGGCAGTGGGGGTGATGATTAGTCGCACACCGCTCCAGTATGACGACTGGGGAACCAAGGATTTCATCGAGTACTGGGCGGCCAACCAGGTGGCGCTTGGCGGAGAGAACCCGTACGACCCTGCGAGACTCCTTGCCGTGGAGCAGGCGGCCGGACGAGCGGATGACGTGCCGCTGATGATGTGGAACCCGCCGTGGCTGCTCGTGCTGATGCGTCCCGTGCTCCAGCGATCCTACGGTCTGGCGGCATCGACATGGATGGGAGTCAACGTCGTCATGGCGACGCTGGCGTGTCTCCTGATTGCATCGGGATACCGACGGGCACGACTCGAGGCGATAGATTTCGTGCCCGCGGCGCTCGGGAGCCTCCTGTCGATGCCGGCGCTGATGGCGATCGAGCGCGGACAGGTGGGTTTCTTGCTGCTCCTCGTCGTGGCGACGGCCTTCTGGAGCATACGGCACAAGCACGATTTGCTCGCGGGTGCGGCGCTGTCGGTACTCACGGTCAAGCCGCACCTGTTTTTCCTTGTCGCGGTCTTCGCGGCGATTCTGATCTGGCGTGAACGGCGATGGCGAATCGCCATTGGCGCGGCATGCGGGACAGGCCTTCTCCTCCTCGGCACGATCGCGACATCACCAGCGCTGGTGAAGCTCTGGTGGCTCAGTGTCATATCGCCACCGGCCGGTGCCCTGCCGGCCTACACGTGGAAGACGCCGACACTCGCGCACGCAGTCCGCGATCTGCTCCTGCGATGGACGGGGAACGGATCGGCGTGGCCGCTCCAGGTGATCCCGATCGTTGCCGTCGTGCTGTTCGCGATCTGGCTGTGGCGAAGATCGCGGATGCAGACGCTCGACGAGCTGTTTCCGCTGGCGCTGTGCCTGTCCGTGATCGCGGCGCCGTTCGGATGGACGTTCGATCATGCGGTACTGGCGGTTCCACAAGTCATCATCTTTCTCCGTGCATTCGGCGAGGTTGATCGCTCGATGCGCCGGTGGGCACTTAGTGCCGCGATCCTGCTGTGCCATCTCGGTATCGTCGTGCAGCTGGTGCAAACGGGCACCGACTATTCGGGCTTCTGGTGGTTCCCGCTGGCCATCCTTGCGGTGTGGCTCATGTCATCGGCATGGGTGCCACGGTCACCGTCGCCGGCCTTTCGCAGCACGGCCATGTAG